GATCTGGCGCAGCAGCTCGCCAAACGGCGGGAACAGCCCCAGCAGGATCAGAATAACGCCCATATAGCGCCCGACATAGCGGCTGGCAACGCCGGTCATCTGAATCACGCCGTTGTTCTGCGCAAAGGTGGTGTTCGGGAAGGCGCACAGCATCGCGGCGATCATACAGCTCACGCCGTCGGCCAGAATGCCGCCCTTCAGCCGGCTGCGGAAGGCGGCGTTATCGATCGGCTGTCGGGAGATCAGGCTGTTGGCCGTCAGATCGCCGACCGCCTCCAGAATACACACCAGCGACACCAGCGCGATAGGCAAAAAGATCGCGCTGTTGAACTGGAAGCCGAACGGGAACAGCGCCGGCAGCCGGAACCAGGTTTCACCGATCGGCGCCGGATGGAAGTTGCCGGTCAGCGCCGCCGCCAGGCAACCCGCGGCGATGCCTACTACGATCGACGCCAGCCGCAGCCAGCGGTTACCGACGCAGCTCAGCAGCACAATCACCCCCAGCGTCAGCCCTCCCAGACCGATATTGCTCATGCTGCCAAAATCCTTTGCCCCCTCGCCGCCGCACCAGTTGATCACGCTCACCTTAATCAGGCTGATGCCGATCAGCGCAATCACGCTGCCGGTGATCACCGGCGTAAAGATTTTCTTCAGCGGTTCAATAAAACGGCTGACGACCACCGGCACCAGCGCGGCGACAAAATTGACGCCGAACAGCATCGCCATAATGTCCTCAGGCCCGCCACCCTGCTGTTTCACCCACAGACCGCCGGCCACCGACACGCCAAGAAACGCAAAGCTGGTGCCCTGCATGCAGATCATGCCGGCGCCAATCCCCCATACCCGATTAGACTGCAGAAACGTGCCGATGCCGGAGGCCAGCAGCGACATGCTGATCAGGTAGGGCATCCACGCCTCCAGCCCCAGCGTGGCGCCGATCAGCAGCGGCGGGGTAATAATGCTGACCAGCCCGGCCAGTACGTGCTGCAACGCGCTAAAAAATGCCGGCAGCGGCGGAATGCGCTGTTCAAGACCGTAAAGCAGCGTGCTGTTTTTCTCGTCTGACATGCCATTATCCCTCAGTAAATACGCTTTCCCCTGAGGTGTGCACAAAACAGGCCAGCTTGTCGCCGGTGCAGCGGATCGGGCGTCAAAAAACCATATTTTTATTTTTTATCAATCGATTAACCTCGAAAATAGCCGTTGCCTCTCTTTTTCTCCGCCACTGAAACGTTGGATTCACAAACCAACATAAAGAAACTTATGATTCATAAACAGGCAAAGCCTACCCCGGAATGCTGCTTTATGGTGCAACGCTGCCGCATCCGCCGCGCTGACGGCGCGCTGCGACGGCAAATGCCGATGTGGTACGCAAATTGCTCGGGCCTATGACCGGATCTACAGGAGAACATCATGAAAGCATTGGTCATTGGCGCCGGCATCGGCGGGCTCAGCGCGGCGGTCGCGCTACAACAGGCGGGTATTGAGTGTGAGGTTTTTGAAGCCGTAACGGAGATTAAACCGGTGGGCGCGGCCATTTCCATCTGGCCCAACGGGGTGAAATGCATGCAGCATCTGGGGATGGGAGAGATTATCGAAACCTACGGCGGCCCGATGCGTTCAATGGCCTATCAGGAGTACCGCAGCGGCGCGATTATGACGCGCTTTAGCCTGGCGCCGCTGATTGAACGCGTCGCCGGCCGCCCCTGCCCGGTATCGCGCGCCGAGCTGCAGCGGGAGATGCTGGACTTTTGGGGCCGTGACCGCGTGCAGTTCGGCAAACGCGTCACCGAGGCGCAGGAAGATGCCAACGGCGTAACCGTCCGCTTCAGCGACGGCGCCAGCGCGCGCGGCGATGTGCTGATTGCCGCCGACGGCAGCCGTTCGGCGCTGCGTCCGGCGGTGCTGGGCTATGCGCCGGAGCGACGCTATGCCGGCTATGTCAACTGGAACGGACTGGTGGAGATTGATGAAGCCATTGCGCCGGCCGATCAGTGGACGACCTTTGTCGGTGAAGGCAAACGGGTGTCGCTGATGCCGGTGGCCGACGGACGCTTCTATTTCTTCTTTGACGTGCCGCTGCCGGCCGGGCTGGCGGAAGACCGCAGCACGCTGCGCGCCGATTTACGCCGTTACTTCAGCGGCTGGGCGCCGCAGGTGCAGCGGCTGATCGCCGCGCTGGATCCGGCCACCACCAACCGCATCGAGATCCACGACATTGAACCGTTCGAGCGGCTGACGAGCGGCAGGATCGCGCTGCTGGGGGATGCCGCCCACAGCACCACGCCGGATATCGGCCAGGGCGGCTGCGCTGCCATGGAGGACGCGGTGGTGCTTGGCGACGCGTTCCGCACCCACCGC
The nucleotide sequence above comes from Serratia rhizosphaerae. Encoded proteins:
- a CDS encoding nucleobase:cation symporter-2 family protein, with translation MSDEKNSTLLYGLEQRIPPLPAFFSALQHVLAGLVSIITPPLLIGATLGLEAWMPYLISMSLLASGIGTFLQSNRVWGIGAGMICMQGTSFAFLGVSVAGGLWVKQQGGGPEDIMAMLFGVNFVAALVPVVVSRFIEPLKKIFTPVITGSVIALIGISLIKVSVINWCGGEGAKDFGSMSNIGLGGLTLGVIVLLSCVGNRWLRLASIVVGIAAGCLAAALTGNFHPAPIGETWFRLPALFPFGFQFNSAIFLPIALVSLVCILEAVGDLTANSLISRQPIDNAAFRSRLKGGILADGVSCMIAAMLCAFPNTTFAQNNGVIQMTGVASRYVGRYMGVILILLGLFPPFGELLRQIPTPVLGGATMVMFGCVVAAGIRIITQNPLTRRTMLIVGLAFGIGLGIEAVPAFLTHFPPLVGNLFGSAATSGGLVAIILNLIMPEEKHDAVVSNRSHDERARTL
- the hpxO gene encoding FAD-dependent urate hydroxylase HpxO: MKALVIGAGIGGLSAAVALQQAGIECEVFEAVTEIKPVGAAISIWPNGVKCMQHLGMGEIIETYGGPMRSMAYQEYRSGAIMTRFSLAPLIERVAGRPCPVSRAELQREMLDFWGRDRVQFGKRVTEAQEDANGVTVRFSDGASARGDVLIAADGSRSALRPAVLGYAPERRYAGYVNWNGLVEIDEAIAPADQWTTFVGEGKRVSLMPVADGRFYFFFDVPLPAGLAEDRSTLRADLRRYFSGWAPQVQRLIAALDPATTNRIEIHDIEPFERLTSGRIALLGDAAHSTTPDIGQGGCAAMEDAVVLGDAFRTHRDIAAALQQYESRRCERVRDLVLKARKRCDITHGKDMALTQAWYQELQQESGEHIINGLCDTIQGGPLG